The sequence cacacacacacacacacagagttgcatTTCATCCTCATAACCCACAGAGGACGCTGTCCTCTCGTGCTTGTCTTAGGCAGCCGGCTACCAATGGACAGGTTTTAACAAGTCAATTAATATCAATGAGTGAATATACATAGCGCATTTACAAAGAGTGCAATCTGAGGGATGAATTAACGAAATCGATTTGGGAGAAATAAATGGCTGTGCGACACAGAGACATTTTGAAAGTGGCCCGCGCTGAAAATCAATGAATTAGAAATATGAATCTAATCGCCCATTGGTGACACATTGAAAAGCTATTATGGCCATCTCGGGCCTTTGCACTATGTTGAGGCCAACAGGCAGGAGTTTTGGGGACACGTCGACGACCGCAGCGCTTAGGGTATCTTGTGATCGCCCACTGTAGCCTATACCTGACTGGAATTTTCTGCTGGTGATCTCGGGGTAAATGGAAATTCAAAGTTTTAGGACTCTGCATTACAAGGAATTATTTGTATTATCGTTGCTCTGTCCTCTCGTCAAGTTCGAATTATTAAAGTTTGCATTATTAGACTCTGTTACGCTTAATACAGAGTTAGGCCGGCAGCCAATTACATTTCAAGCGACTGTAGCATAAATTTTCCATAAAACGCAAAAAGCATGGCACCATATTTGTTTAATATACACTGGAGAAGGGAAGGGATTTgggctttattttctttgtcactGATACGATTAATAGGCTATGTTTCGCAAATAACATTTTCCTCAATACAGTCACAGTTAATCAGTGCAACTCTGAAACATGAATCCATCTATATTGTTGTCATTATAACATATAGGctattttctttaaaatatatGGCTTTTGGTGATGGTTTTATaggtaaaatatataaatagcaTTTAAATAGGGCTTCTCTTGaagtctttaaataaataaataaataaataaataaatagataaccTGCCCACCAAATAAAATACCTACAGCCTCAGTGGATTTAGTTAAAAATGCATCTGTGCTGGAGGATGTGAGAGTaaccaaaaacactgaatgctAAGTAAATTCATGCTGCCCAACTCCCTCTGATTGTTATGTTGGTTGTGTGTTGAGACTCGTTTGCTCATTGTATTTCTAACAGCGCTTATCCCAAACCTTCCCTTTTGTGCTAACAACCCTGTGCTCATTTGCTACCTAATTGGACTATATAAGACCAATAACAGGCGAGTGCGTACTGCCTacagccaaactgaggagagggtggactctctctctctctctctctctctctctctctctctctctctctctctctctctctctctctctctctctctacccgtgtccccccctctctctctttacttccCGTCTCTCCCTTAATCCCATTTGCCATTGTACATGCCCAATCGCCTATACTTTCCGCATTTAACTtggatgacatttttatttcatcattagCATCAGACGCCAGACTGACTGACACGGTGGACACGGCTGCGTTTTGATGAAAGAGTCCCGGGATGAggtatatctatatttatacacacacatatattttatCTCtccaacattttactttttttagcCTAGACATCGGGCATCTGTTTTGACGCTCGCGTTCGCTGCGTAATCGAGACTCTCCATTCAGTCGTTGAGAAGAATATAATCCGGAGTCCTCAAAGCCTGGGCATCGGCTGTCCGTAAGTCATTTTTGCTtcttcatttttaatatattttttttattcttacttCCGTGATCCGCGCGTTTTCACCACAAGCCACAGCGATGCCAGAGACAACGCAAGAGTCCTGCGCTCCGGCCAAAGACTCACCTTTCTTCATAAAGAACCTGCTGAACTGTGATAGTAAACCATCCAAACCCAAGCCCATTTTCGCTGCAGCCAAGGCAGCTTTGGAGGGGGGATTTTCCCTTTCCCAAGTCGGAGACTTCAACTTTCCACGCTTTGACCTGGCCGCACAGAGGTTCACCTTACCGGCACACTACCTGGAGCGCACCTCGGCTTGGTGGTACCCCTACACCCTCAGCTCCTCCGCTCACCTACACAGAGCCGAAGGTAAGACCATTATCCGaaaattgtgtttattatgtatCATGGACGCTAATAGCCTGTGGCAAGGTATAGGCAATCACCGTAGGACTTTAGCCTACACGAGGCCACATTGatattgtgtctttttttttattattagaatAAAGAGGAGCGATAAAGGGGAaattattttgaataaatttgGAGGCATTAGTCTAGCTTTAAATACCAAAGGAGCATCCATGTTCCCcctaagctgtgtgtgtgtgtttggaatcTGTGGAGTAAAAATATattgtcagtcatcagtcagcGGTCCACGTTATCCGAGAATTTTAATCGATAAAAGtgggttttcagtgttttggtaGTACATTTTATGCAGTGGCTTTGCCACACCTTTGGGTGTTGTGAATAGACGCCCGTGTCTTCTGTCAGGCCTATTTTGTTATGTGGGATAATGGTTTAATAAAACGATACCCTGTGCATAAAATGAAGTAGACCTCATCACAGCATCGGGTGAGGTTGACGATGCGCAGCAGACCAGTGTGCTTTTGATTTGTCTATTGGCCAACATTACGAACATCTTACCCTAGAGGGTTGGTCATTGACAGTATTTTACCTGCCTGCTTCTGTGATTTATTCATGTGGGATTTAAATTCGCTGATATGAATTGCACTCCCCTGCCGTCATGCAGGAAAATGATTCTCcggtgtttttttgtggtaaaACAGTGGTAGCCTACTATATAGAGATATACTGGTCTAAATAAGTTTGTTATAATAAAGTGCATCTGTTAATTTGGaacatttcctgcatttttgtTGGCACCACGGAGGTTCAGTGGAGACTCATTTGAACTACGGGCCTGTGGAATGTTGTTAAAGGGgttttctctctgacacacacataaaatagtTTGCACAGAAAGAGCAATATGCTGTTGTAGCTCACATTTACAACTATTTTAATTCTGACAAAGCATACTAAGGCCATGGTAGGCCATGATAAAAGTGCTGAGACAGTTATGGCCGCCAGTGTTTGTATTTACATATGTCTCTGTCCCCATTTCAGTGGCCGAGAAGGCAGGGGCGAGAGACTCCTCTCCAACCTCGGGCACAGACAGAGACTCGCCGGACCTGGTGCTCAAATCCGAGCCAGACGCCAAAGACGAGGACGACGACGAcgaaatcaacaacaacaaaagcggCGATGAAATAATCCTGGAGGAGAGCGACTCAGAGGAAGCCAAGAAAGACGAGGTGGAGGAGTGGAAGAAGAGGGACGAGGACAAGAAGCCGTGCCGCAAGAAGAAGACGCGCACGGTTTTCTCTCGGAGCCAGGTGTTCCAGCTGGAGTCCACCTTCGACATGAAGCGGTACCTGAGCAGCTCTGAGAGGGCTGGCCTGGCCGCGTCCCTGCACCTGACGGAGACCCAGGTGAAGATCTGGTTCCAGAACAGGAGGAACAAGTGGAAACGGCAGCTGGCCGCGGAGCTGGAGGCCGCCAACCTCAGCCACGCCGCGGCGCAGAGGATAGTCCGGGTCCCCATCCTCTACCACGAGAACTCGGCCTCGGAGGGCGGAGGCGCCTCTGCCAACGTGCCCGTGAGCCAGCCGCTCCTCACCTTCCCGCACCCTGGCGTCTACTACTCCCACCCCATCGTCACGTCGGTGCCGCTGCTCAGGCCGGTTTGAAATTTGAGTTTGCAGCAGAAGTTGTGATGTCTGTTTCCAAAATCAACTCATATGAAACGTTAAAAAAAGACTCAATATTTTTGTACAActgagtgaagaaaaaaaaaaaaaaaacaggaaaaaaagaaaataaaagagagacaCTCTTAGGCCTACTTGGGCCTATTTTGGCAAATATTGTGTCGTTTTCCATTAGGGTGCAGTTTACATTTGATCCGACAATTCATAAtccattattttatattattattattattattattattattattattattattattatattcgTGATTTTCACCTCAGGAGTCCACCTGCTTACACTGCCTTTTTTCAATCTAATGACACACCATGACAATTATTGGATATAGGCCTATTCTGTATGATGTACGAAACATTTATCTTGTTTACAAAAGCGGCCTAAAGGCGCGGGCTTGCTTAACATCTAACACAATTAATAGGCTATTtgattttatatacattttcaatttgataACAGGAAGATGTGCAATACACGGACAGTGTGCTGTGAATGAGGAGCCTGACTGGCCCATCCACTGAATGGAAACAACATGTTTCGTCCACATTGGAATATTGATGAGGCTTTGTTGTAACATTCCCTTTTGCTTTTCAAAGCGCTTGACGGGGGACAATCAAGACACTCTCAGCTGTACAATATTCATGTAGCTTTATGTTTAGGTTTAGTGATTCACACTGATGCTCCTTTGACATGGACAAGTCATTCAAGCACAAGTATGATCTCAGATGCCACTTAGcctactttttgtttttgaacaacaacgacaaaaacattcaaacaacaacaacactgatgtataaatgtaaatgtatatttaaTGAGTCGGAGAAAAGAGCTGCCACTTCCGACTCCTCCTTTGTACAGTAAAAAGAACGTTTTGATATTGTATTGCTGAACTATGTTGTGAAATAAATGGAGATTATTCATTAAATTTTTAGGACTGCAGCATTCAAAATATAACTGCATGACTTATTTCCTTTTGCATTgctattttatttccttttcaattaaaaaaatgacaaaggagGTGAAATTATTTtaggtgattatttttttttaaattgttatcattattattattatttttaaaatattataattGGGGTTTCCCACTTAAACTGCGCTTGTAAAACTTCTGGAAAAGTTTTATATACATTTGCAACAGGGTTTCCCACACGAGCCCGCTCgcggaaaaacaaaaaaagtttaactTGCTATTAATTCTGAGCCAAATTACTGTTTAGTCTGCTAATacagccccccccacccccaacacacacacacacacacacacacacacacacacacacacaaacacacagagagtaGTAGCCTTCACCAGACCCATCATGTGAGCTTGAGCAGGTGGGTTTCCGTAATCAGCTTACTGTTATGCACTTTAAAAACGatgttttacataaaaaatgGCTCGGTCAATTAGATGCGTAATTGCCACCGTGTTGCCAAAATAATGGGTAATGTATTCAGAGGAGGACATTAGGCTACTCTTGAGTATGAGCTgtcttttgccatttttttctccctgtgtgtgtgtgtgtgtgtgtgtgtgtgtgtgtgtgtgtgtgtgtggaggtggaaGTGTGTGAGGATCTAGCGACATTAAACGACTACCCCAATCTCCACATCACaaagtgttttaatgttgtagtCAGACGTCAAACTTGATCTTGTCGGAGTTGGAGTGCTCTGTTTATGAAGATGTGTTCATCTGGTtaaggaacaaacaaacaaactaaatagACTGTAATTCATCTGATGCATTAAGTGATTGTGCTTATTTAAAGATTCACTTACGATcgaaatactgttttttttttctaaatactAAAAATATCACTTTGCTTCCAGATAAATAAAACCTCAGGATGCAAAATAATGTCATATAGGctaatcttaaaaaaataaataaataaataaaggagagagagagagaaagagggggggggggggggggggggggggcaaagaaaaaagaaaactaaaatcaAGTGTAAAACCTCAAATTATAGATAAATTATTCACGGACACTTTGTAACACCTATTCTACAGGTGTCACTGGACACTTGATGCGATTAGAAGGGTATGCTTACCTCGATAAAGGGTTAGGCTATGTAAACAGGCATCAGTACCGACTGAAAATTATTAGTCTTCAAAGTAGAATAAAAATTATATCTTCGGTGagataatttcatttgtttccatgcAAATTTCAACaagtttcaacttttttttgaaaaagggtAGTGTAGATGTACTTTATGTCCTCATAAATCTATACTGACATGCCTGATTCtgtaaaattcctgaaacaaataGAGCTGCCTTGGGAATAAAGGCAGCTCTATTTGCCTTTATTCCCAATAAAGGCAAATAGGGATATTATGTTGAAattcttgttttaagaaaaataacattttaagacAGAACATGAGAATAAAGGACAAGTTATGAGATGGACATCTGTTTGCAGCACAATCACCTTAACCCAATTATTTCGATTTAGGTGATTTTTGAAATAACCTGCTGGGTTATTAGGGGTGTTTTGACAGGATTTTCTGGTCTTCTAAACATCAAACTGCGACTGGCCAATATATATGTATGGATATATTTTTTATAGCTTCTGTAGGccatttatttacaaaacagGTTAGACTGCGAGTTACAATGAACAACATCCAAGGGGAGGAGGCGAATATGAGAGAGGAGGACGTTGCTCGCAGCCAGGTACAACAAAATATCAGCAATCAGTAATCACTAAGAATTAATCCACACCAATATTCAATAATCATAGGATGCCAACTGTCATTAAAAGCCTAACAACGGTTTCTTTTGCTATAAATACAAACCTGAAAAGAACGAAAATCCTGATCAAAGCAAGGGGAACAATTACATCAATTAGACCCACATTAATGTGAAATTGTAGCCCCAAAATCCATGCAGACTACACTCAAAAGCTGTGGACCTATAGCATGCCTCTGTCCTTAATCGAGATACCTGCAGGCAAGAAAGATTGATTCAGTTTCGCAAACTTTTCAGGCCTTCATTTGAATACCGTGACGTGCAGGAACACTATTAGCTTAGACCGGCTGTAGGAGGCGCCGGACCCGGACTGGCTCCCACAATAATCCAAATAGCCTGATAATAAAGTGCGcgcaattatatatatatatatatatatatatatatatatatatatatatatatatccttgAATGACTGGCACTATTACTAAAAACTCTcctttttcatgcagtttgaGCGCAACTCTTTCAGTCAGAACAACCAGTCAACCTTTTCTTCAAAGGCCGGTCTGTGTTTCATCTGTAATGCAGTTATTGGAAACGAATCAGTCAGCCGGGCTCTACTCTATGATGACCTCATCACGAGACAATGGGCGCATTCAAATATCGTCAGATCACCCTGGTATTGACGTACCTACCATGCAAACTCAACACGGCCCCATTACAGAAAATTAATAGATTGGTATGGCATTATTCCCCTGGCACATATCGATCTGTAAACGTCTGTGGCGTATTGCTTCA is a genomic window of Myripristis murdjan chromosome 15, fMyrMur1.1, whole genome shotgun sequence containing:
- the hmx3a gene encoding homeobox protein HMX3; the encoded protein is MPETTQESCAPAKDSPFFIKNLLNCDSKPSKPKPIFAAAKAALEGGFSLSQVGDFNFPRFDLAAQRFTLPAHYLERTSAWWYPYTLSSSAHLHRAEVAEKAGARDSSPTSGTDRDSPDLVLKSEPDAKDEDDDDEINNNKSGDEIILEESDSEEAKKDEVEEWKKRDEDKKPCRKKKTRTVFSRSQVFQLESTFDMKRYLSSSERAGLAASLHLTETQVKIWFQNRRNKWKRQLAAELEAANLSHAAAQRIVRVPILYHENSASEGGGASANVPVSQPLLTFPHPGVYYSHPIVTSVPLLRPV